In Ailuropoda melanoleuca isolate Jingjing chromosome 7, ASM200744v2, whole genome shotgun sequence, one genomic interval encodes:
- the TUSC1 gene encoding tumor suppressor candidate gene 1 protein, whose translation MDSDDAFSLATEITACPTSKELGSAKRSPGALCVSWPQIAGPGGQLHHRRQDTPQTAQIPGPLWPQASSRRPPPLLLLRCGPGRPAGPRSRPRLGAGPSAHGAGGAVGTGPMWRMRGGATRRGSCGGGDGSGGSRGQGRPGWARGGGGIGGGAGWRGRAGGARQQLEERFADLAASHLEAIRARDERDRQNARLREENARLRLENRRLKRENRSLFRQALRLPGEGGDGAVAEVARATQRPEEPSTNRRARGGGLEDEPGSPRALRARLEKLEAMYRRALLQLHLEQRGPRPRGDKDESPLRAPESGLRAPDPGPPKPWL comes from the coding sequence CAAAGCGCTCCCCGGGGGCATTGTGTGTGAGCTGGCCACAGATCGCAGGCCCAGGGGGGCAGCTCCACCACAGGAGACAAGACACGCCTCAGACCGCGCAAATTCCCGGCCCTCTCTGGCCCCAAGCCAGCAGCCGCCGCCCGCCACCTCTTCTCCTCCTCCGCTGTGGCCCCGGCCGCCCCGCCGGGCCCCGAAGTCGCCCGCGCCTCGGCGCCGGCCCCTCGGCCCACGGCGCTGGCGGCGCGGTTGGGACAGGACCGATGTGGCGCATGCGTGGTGGCGCCACTAGGCGCGGGAGCTGCGGCGGTGGGGACGGCAGTGGGGGCAGCCGCGGGCAGGGCCGCCCTGGCTGGGCTCGTGGGGGTGGCGGCATCGGTGGCGGCGCGGGCTGGCGAGGCCGTGCGGGCGGCGCCCGACAGCAACTGGAGGAGCGGTTCGCCGACCTGGCTGCGAGCCACCTGGAGGCCATCCGCGCGCGGGACGAGCGGGACCGGCAGAACGCGCGGCTGCGCGAAGAGAACGCCCGGCTGCGGCTGGAAAACCGGCGGCTGAAGCGCGAGAACCGCAGTCTCTTCCGTCAGGCCTTACGGCTTCCCGGCGAGGGTGGCGACGGGGCGGTCGCAGAGGTGGCcagagccacccagcgccccgaGGAGCCCAGCACGAACCGGAGGGCGAGAGGCGGTGGCCTCGAGGACGAGCCAGgcagccccagggccctgagggCCCGGCTCGAGAAGCTGGAGGCCATGTACCGCCGGGCCCTGCTGCAGCTGCACCTAGAGCAGCGGGGGCCGCGCCCGCGTGGCGACAAAGATGAGTCGCCTTTGCGCGCACCCGAGTCGGGCCTGCGCGCCCCGGACCCAGGGCCCCCCAAGCCCTGGCTGTAG